A single genomic interval of Leishmania panamensis strain MHOM/PA/94/PSC-1 chromosome 25 sequence harbors:
- a CDS encoding hypothetical protein (TriTrypDB/GeneDB-style sysID: LpmP.25.2510), whose amino-acid sequence MEAKIAVCLHDLKSSSGQPAALRVSGSAVAFTCPAALKEASFPANDTNFTVENVLERPSAAAIQKKMMPSAASDFKNHQNLVVFGYGVRSTPKRQLMYGTRSEEGYATRTITDAVCGSQGIFTLSCYVLGQSEHLVDLIKANNELGVIVESVKSGPRVRMVERSRVKTASDIREVFSKIVKNYEKHFEKVLQEKQPTAELQALPPYQGDSIILQLFRYDTEEAFTEYDEANSMTFVALGDSERPVLYGLDSSQQSVFEKTNRVLVSAAGIMSSIKCSRLRIPFGKSKMSQLLRRCYNAEKGNNYNSVNGPTNTVMLIHCWTDAEWAEESYHNLSMIRRICNTLGSSGIGSILRDLALEKWRLDQDIFELRDELVVARTVYEYKPCICEVAKPVNDIKEEEMKRVTAIQSKRDEGREKKLSSIRSSAKEEAKKIIKQQEASSGTTLEALQKTLSIKKRENESLQAERDSLTREYEQALDKIRQRKEEEEEAVARLREEMVQLEEELSARQEAILSKQKQLEMAKLDKAKCREAILRERENVEAMRKALLAERRHQRQQWIKQIKDINDKVMKQLSTIAAERKKKGEKVTSKEEASERAVMEDIKTIEEYLPKLISLEDVPVNPEETESIRRQFDEVFTQEKKTYLSKIEEEKERKEKLEKGLDAYRSRLLEVAHAKKKESQQDAVRKEQQLSSLVEQVLTYLRHGVKMTKISSKGLARRRFYFISDDGTRMHSCELDNQGIPINRRKPPVTLLLSDIRKVVLGVYTETFLTFSSESQLAKARAEAITDNGTFRPDVTQDITPANLGLHNYRAFALLLRGGKSLEVVCESDTDCEAWMVGLRRLLSIKTATEKILEHHVEPGRIQEGAAVEKPAEMKFGGLLDVRNMRGFVSLSPEEATLCSESHIPPALFLRVKQEVTEKSHTCFITVYDVRVSSGLDLVRSTYIYDYLVQYHIIQLPH is encoded by the coding sequence ATGGAAGCCAAGATCGCGGTGTGCCTCCACGACCTGAAGTCGTCCTCAGGCCaaccggcggcgctgcgcgtctCGGGaagcgccgtcgccttcaCGTGTCCCGCGGCCCTAAAGGAGGCTAGCTTCCCCGCCAACGACACTAACTTCACGGTGGAGAATGTGCTGGAGCGACCGAGTGCGGCTGCAATCCAGAAAAAGATGATGCCTTCTGCTGCCTCCGACTTTAAGAACCATCAGAACCTGGTTGTATTCGGCTACGGCGTCCGCTCTACCCCGAAACGTCAGCTGATGTACGGCACCCGCTCCGAGGAGGGCTACGCGACACGCACCATCACAGACGCTGTATGCGGTAGCCAGGGTATCTTCACGCTATCGTGCTACGTTCTTGGCCAGAGCGAGCACCTTGTGGACCTAATCAAGGCGAACAACGAGCTCGGCGTGATTGTGGAGTCCGTAAAGTCAGGCCCGCGTGTCCGCATGGTGGAGCGTTCCCGGGTCAAAACTGCTTCTGATATACGTGAAGTCTTCTCCAAGATTGTGAAGAACTACGAGAAGCACTTCGAGAAGGTGCTACAGGAGAAGCAACCCACCGCCGAGCTCCAGGCTCTTCCACCATACCAGGGCGACTCAATCATCCTGCAGCTGTTCCGCTACGATACGGAGGAGGCGTTCACTGAGTACGATGAAGCCAACTCGATGACGTTTGTGGCCCTCGGCGACTCGGAGCGGCCGGTGTTGTACGGCCTCGATTCTTCTCAGCAGAGTGTATTTGAGAAGACGAACCGTGTATTGGTGTCTGCGGCGGGAATCATGTCGAGCATCAAGTGCAGCCGTCTGCGCATCCCCTTTGGTAAGTCCAAGATGAGTCAGCTgttgcgccgctgctacaATGCCGAGAAGGGCAACAACTACAACTCCGTGAATGGACCAACGAACACTGTCATGCTGATTCACTGCTGGACGGACGCCGAGTGGGCGGAGGAGAGTTATCACAACCTCTCTATGATCCGGCGCATCTGCAACACTCTGGGCTCTTCCGGTATCGGCTCTATTCTGCGCGACTTAGCCCTGGAGAAGTGGCGCCTTGATCAGGACATTTTTGAGCTGCGAGATGAGTTGGTGGTGGCACGCACGGTGTACGAGTACAAGCCATGCATCTGCGAGGTCGCAAAGCCTGTCAATGACatcaaggaggaggagatgaagcgCGTCACTGCCATTCAGTCGAAGCGCGACGAGGGGCGTGAGAAGAAGCTCTCCTCgatccgcagcagcgccaaggaggaggcgaaaaAGATCATTAAGCAGCAAgaggcgagcagcggcaccaccctGGAAGCTCTCCAAAAGACGCTCAGTATTAAGAAGCGCGAAAACGAATCTCTGCAGGCCGAGCGTGACAGCCTGACGCGCGAGTACGAGCAGGCACTCGATAAGATTcggcagaggaaggaggaagaggaagaagctgTGGCTCGCCTCCGTGAGGAAATGGTTcagttggaggaggagctgagtGCGCGCCAGGAGGCCATCCTGAGCAagcagaagcagctggagatGGCAAAGCTGGACAAGGCCAAGTGCCGCGAGGCTATCctgcgcgagcgcgagaacgtggaggcgatgcgcaAGGCTCTCTTGGCTGAGCGTCGCCACCAGCGTCAGCAGTGGATCAAGCAGATCAAAGACATCAACGACAAGGTGATGAAGCAGCTCAGCACCATTGCTGCCGAACGCAAGAAGAAAGGCGAGAAAGTCACgtcgaaggaggaggcgtccGAGCGGGCCGTAATGGAGGACATCAAGACCATTGAGGAGTATCTGCCGAAGCTCATCTCGCTCGAGGATGTCCCTGTCAACCCGGAAGAAACGGAGTCCATCCGCCGCCAGTTTGATGAGGTTTTCACgcaggaaaagaaaacgtaCCTCTCGAAGAttgaggaggaaaaggaacgCAAGGAAAAGCTGGAGAAGGGTCTCGATGCGTACCGCAGCCGCCTGCTCGAGGTGGCGCacgcgaagaagaaggagagccAACAGGATGCTGTGAGGAAAGAGCAGCAACTCAGCTCGCTGGTGGAGCAGGTGCTCACGTACCTGCGCCACGGCGTGAAGATGACAAAGATATCGAGCAAGGGTctcgcgcgccgccgcttctaCTTCATCTCCGACGATGGAACTCGCATGCACTCCTGCGAGCTCGACAACCAGGGTATCCCGATCAACCGACGTAAACCACCAGTGACGCTGTTGCTGAGCGACATCCGCAAGGTGGTGCTCGGCGTGTACACCGAAACCTTCCTGACCTTTAGCTCGGAGAGTCAGCTCGCTAAGGCGCGTGCGGAGGCTATCACCGACAACGGTACTTTCCGCCCTGATGTGACGCAGGACATCACCCCCGCTAATCTTGGCCTCCACAACTACCGCGCGTTCGCGCTTCTGCTGCGTGGTGGCAAGTCACTCGAGGTGGTTTGCGAATCGGACACGGACTGTGAGGCGTGGATGGTGGGCCTGCGGCGCCTGCTGTCCATCAAGACGGCGACGGAGAAGATACTGGAGCATCATGTCGAACCTGGTCGCATacaagaaggcgctgcggtggaaaAGCCGGCAGAGATGAAATTTGGTGGCCTTCTTGACGTGCGCAACATGCGCGGCTttgtctcgctctcccctgAGGAGGCCACTTTGTGCAGTGAAAGCCACATTCCACCGGCACTCTTCCTGCGCGTAAAACAGGAGGTGACGGAGAAGTCGCACACCTGCTTCATCACCGTCTACGACGTGCGCGTTTCTTCTGGGCTTGACCTGGTTCGCTCCACTTACATCTATGACTATCTGGTGCAGTACCACATCATCCAACTTCCGCACTAG
- a CDS encoding hypothetical protein (TriTrypDB/GeneDB-style sysID: LpmP.25.2500), which yields MPVCIECGHGVPRIIKPETKTVELCGECGRICDTCCEFGDVQIWIDVVLLRRRAWAHVLFNQTDYYTKLIIFLLCCVVEAVVVQNLTVLEAITFFMGDLQNSSLYTPERQVRSLQLVRIIQSSFLPLMSYPSSIFRLFVFTFTENVLVASIATWLGRFFYPSYGHRERLWFMEAALASYAKLSYFLFLIWAIPPSMLPMVDFVYILWLGCAFTVLGFGHHWLYPVVTVLVCVFARGMFRYLTKWSPQLLW from the coding sequence ATGCCGGTGTGCATCGAGTGTGGACACGGTGTTCCGCGCATTATTAAGCCGGAAACCAAAACGGTAGAGCTGTGTGGGGAGTGCGGGCGTATTTGTGACACCTGCTGCGAGTTCGGTGATGTGCAGATTTGGATCGATGTGgttctgctgcgccgtcgggCGTGGGCGCACGTTCTCTTTAACCAGACTGACTACTACACGAAGCTCATCATTTTCCTGCTCTGCtgcgtggtggaggcggtggtagtgCAGAACCTCACTGTGCTCGAGGCCATTACCTTCTTCATGGGCGACCTCCAGAACAGCTCCCTCTATACCCCAGAGCGACAGGTGCGATCGCTACAGCTGGTGCGCATCATCCAGAGCTCCTTCTTACCACTGATGAGCTACCCGTCATCAATTTTCCGCCTCTTCGTTTTTACCTTTACAGAAAACGTGCTTGTTGCCTCCATCGCCACGTGGCTCGGGCGCTTCTTCTACCCCAGCTACGGCCACAGAGAACGCCTGTGGTTCATGGAGGCTGCCTTGGCTTCCTACGCAAAGCTGAGCTACTTTCTGTTCCTCATCTGGGCCATTCCACCGTCGATGCTCCCTATGGTCGACTTTGTGTACATTCTCTGGCTAGGATGTGCCTTCACGGTTCTGGGGTTTGGGCACCACTGGCTGTACCCCGTAGTGACCGTCCTCGTCTGCGTGTTTGCACGTGGCATGTTTCGCTACCTCACAAAGTGGAGCCCTCAGCTGCTTtggtag
- a CDS encoding hypothetical protein (TriTrypDB/GeneDB-style sysID: LpmP.25.2520), whose translation MAELLSTKTWRLKDVLFDQGAEQVVRVLKIDHPFRRQRITIVPTPRYAKETYLTDWVYQPYVKKHIMYVSNDIYNPFYVFLCRALFRKGKFPEYAYFHPMGLPDCIEVNLSRRVFIKKEQPFKTPLSTIFMTTNHFRDSHHPWVSRRVLKIVGEQYVVHPRNDKQSLVFVLPPSYVPDVVNTLQGLGFAVADTVTASIGEATIITKLNSWSNKCQLLVLGYLWFLLVLFIVGESRHIHRLFQDYKRELIEKAGKDPGKMGL comes from the coding sequence ATGGCGGAGCTCCTTAGCACTAAGACATGGCGTCTCAAGGACGTCCTCTTCGACCAAGGTGCAGAGCaggtggtgcgtgtgctgaAGATTGACCATCCGttccgccgccagcgcattACCATCGTGCCCACCCCGCGCTACGCCAAAGAAACGTATCTGACGGACTGGGTATACCAGCCCTATGTGAAGAAACACATCATGTACGTCAGTAACGACATCTACAATCCATTTTACGTCTTCCTATGCCGCGCACTGTTTCGCAAAGGCAAATTCCCTGAGTATGCCTACTTCCACCCTATGGGACTGCCGGACTGCATTGAAGTGAACCTCAGCCGACGTGTCTTTATCAAGAAGGAACAGCCCTTCAAGACGCCGCTAAGCACCATTTTTATGACGACAAATCACTTCCGCGACTCGCATCACCCGTGGGTCTCACGCCGCGTCCTCAAAATAGTCGGTGAGCAGTACGTTGTGCATCCTCGAAATGACAAGCAATCGCTGGTGTTTGTGCTGCCACCTTCCTACGTCCCAGATGTGGTCAACACGTTGCAAGGTCTTGGATTTGCTGTGGCCGATACGGTGACAGCTTCCATTGGTGAGGCAACCATCATCACAAAACTGAACAGCTGGAGCAACAAATGCCAGCTGCTCGTGCTCGGGTATCTATGGTTTCTTTTGGTGCTCTTCATCGTAGGCGAGAGCCGCCATATTCATCGCCTCTTTCAAGACTACAAGAGAGAGCTGATTGAGAAGGCAGGCAAAGATCCCGGTAAGATGGGCCTTTAG